In Monodelphis domestica isolate mMonDom1 chromosome 3, mMonDom1.pri, whole genome shotgun sequence, the following proteins share a genomic window:
- the LOC100619662 gene encoding small integral membrane protein 1-like, protein MEPQESAVQYSRWNNSQDEVSMNVSTPESSGCERVYNKLCTRKLGIAMKVVGGIVLFWVIFIIGYITGYYIHKCK, encoded by the coding sequence ATGGAACCCCAGGAGAGCGCCGTCCAGTACAGCCGATGGAACAACAGCCAGGATGAGGTCAGCATGAATGTGTCGACCCCAGAGAGCTCAGGCTGTGAGCGGGTCTACAATAAACTATGCACCCGGAAGCTGGGCATCGCTATGAAGGTGGTAGGCGGAATCGTTCTGTTCTGGGTCATCTTCATCATCGGCTACATCACTGGGTACTACATCCACAAGTGCAAGTAG